The sequence CAGTTTTCTAATAAGTAGTGTCCTTCACTCTCCTTGCTTCTAGATATAGCAAGATTTGTCAGACTTCTTGTCACTTTGGACATTTAATTAATGCACAGTGTGTGTATAGTGTCATACACTCATAGTAGTTGCAATTCATTATTTTGGATTTTGcacattttttagtttttttaaaaaaatttgcaacATTTATTCCTCTGCAGATGCTTAGCTGATGAGGCAgctgttctattgctttactcaTTGTTGCAAGGGAATTCTGCCTTTCTGGAGTATGTATTAGTGCGGACAGATCTGGATGCATTGGTATGAGGCAGCAAACTTAAGTTTCTCCTATTAAAAAAGTGggaatgaattaattatttttatatgtaaaagtcAAGTAGAATTTCGGATGAAGTTATGTTGAGGATTATTACTTTGTAAAACTTGTATTTACTTGATTGTCATGTGATATATGTAACTACCTGCTGATACATGTAGAATGACTAATAATTAAGCCTTATTCTGATACCTGGACATCTTATGAAATTAACAGTTAATGCCAATTCTGGAAGCTCTATACAATGCTCCAAGTAGGACTGCTAATCAAATTTACATGTTGCTAATTATACTTCTCATACTCAGTCAAGATTCTTCTTTTAATGCAAGCATTCATAAGCTGGTAAGAGTTGTCTTTTGGCAATATGTTTTGCCGTAAAATTACAAGGATTGCACTTAATGCTAATTTGGTATGCGAATCGACAGATATTAACTGGTGTTCCTTGGTACAAAGAACGCCTGTTCCATCAGACTTCTCTTGGTTCGCTCATGGTCATAATTCTTATCAGAACTGTACAGTATAATTTGTCAAAACTACGGGTATAAATCTTAAACTTAGATGGACTATTAATTTAATCTCATTTATCTAAAAATTAGCTTTTCTGCTGACTGATTATTTAATTCAGACATTGCATATATTGTATGGAAAAAATACgtaatatatatttctgttatgTATTGAATTATGATAGGATGTCTATCTCCAAACAACATGCCTGGCAACCTTGGCAAACATGGCACCTCATGTTCATCGTTTGAGTGCATATGCATCTCAGAGATTAGTCAGCCTTTTTGATATGCTTTCACGCAAGTATGTCACTCTTTTGTTTGCCTTCATAATGTTCTATTCCATTTCTTTATGTCTTAGAACATTGTAATCACTGGTTAAAAATCTGGCCACCATATATTTGCTTCTTATTAGGTATAACAAATTAGCTGAACGCAGAGATAATAAGCTCCATATTGCAAAAGGAAACTCAGTTGAAGGAAACAACCTTGTAGAAGATATGGTATATACTGTCGTGGTGCTTTTGTGGTTTTATTGATTACAAACTTAAACTATTCCTTTTTTCTGAATTATAGATTCTTTTGGTGCAGTCAACTGAATTGCACATTTATACTGACTTCTTGAGGCTTGTACTAGAAATAATAAATGCAATCCTGACTTATGCACTACCTCGGAATCCTGAGGTAAACGATTTTGATTGATTGAGAAGATTtatcatgtctatttttatctagtTTGCAGTAATAGAAATTTACATTATAACCTTTTGCATCTATCTTACTGATTTCTTGTGTGACTGGGGCAGGTAGTGTATGCAATAATGCACAGGCAGGAAGTCTTTCAGCCATTCAAGAATCATCCACGTTTCAATGAACTGATTGATAACATTTATACTGTATGTgtcatatatgttttatttaaatgaaagtACCAAAATATGCTGACCCTTTGCAATCTTGTAACTTTTAAAGGAGCAAGTTTTGTGCTATCTTTAGTCACATTAATGAAGCTTGTCTTTGTATAATAAATCATGTTTCTCAAGTGTGTGCAAAATGTatctattaaatatttacaGGTATTAGATTTTTTCAATAGTCGAATGGATGCTCAAAGAGAGGATGGTGACTGGTCAGTCCATGAAGTGCTCCAAGTCATAATTGTAAATTGTCGTTCTTGGAGGGGTGATGGAATGAAGGTAAgatggaaatatattttttgatttgTGGTTTGCTTCCAATGTGGAATACCATTAGGTGGATTATTTGTCTTATTTCTATGAGGCTGTATCTTGTTTGTCAGATGTTTACTCAACTGCGCTTCACATATGAACAAGAGAGTCATCCAGAGGAGTTTTTTATCCCATATGTCTGGCAGCTAGTTCTATCCCATTGGTATGATTCCTGGAGCTTTTCTATTCACATTGTCTCACGGctacatataattattttactctTACATTTTGAGTTGTGTTGGTCTTGTTTTATTTCATTCTGCTTGTAAATTGCATGTGCTTGCTCATTAAGTACCCACCTTGATAATCATTATGTATTGAGACTTGAGAAACGCTAGCTCAAGGAATTCATTGTAGTatctatcttattttttattttaactttgttAATTGTTTTCTACCCATTTATTTTCCATTGTGCATGTCTCTAATGCAAAAATTGTGTCATCTTCAGTGGATTCTCATTCAACACAGGAGCCATAAATTTGTTTCCAGTTGATCTACAAACAGAAGTATGTATCTGAACCTCTCTCTGTTTCTGTTTTTGTTAATGATTCTTTGTACATAGGACTAATCAAACAGTAAACGagtacaacttttttttatttgttggtgATAACCTTTCTACCTTGTGTTTATCATGTACGACATGTCTCCAGCACTCTGCTCTGGTGTCagattaaaatattagtttttttgttgCCCTGACACTTAAAGACATGGCTTCAGCCACAAAGGACACAGCTTCAGtgtataacttttattttaaaaatttcaaaagacaaatttcaaatttagaaactaGAAAGACAGAAACTTATCGCATATGCATCTCTACTTCTCCTAATTTCCTATTCTTTGCTGGTGCGAGACCTTTTGATTTTCTGCTGCCCACTGTTTCACTGACTTCTCCCAACTCTTATTTTTAATGACTTCCATACTTCCCACCCTCTTCTACATTTCTCATTCTCGACTTGCATACTTCCTTTGCTTTCAAAAGAAGTGGCAACTCTGTTTTTATTTCACATATGGAAACTAACATTGTATGATATTAATTTACTTCTTGTTATGTGCGTGTGTGTCATATTATAATGAGACAACAGTATCTCTATTTGATATTTGTTATATGTGTGCCATACTGTGTCAAGATAGTTGTAGAATATTGTATGTCTCtccaagtatatttttttactcattataataggaaaatgtttatatatataaacattttcctattatatatatatatatatatatatatatatatatatataataggaaaatgtttatatatatatccgTGTCCGGTGTCTGTGTTTCATAGTTCtcatatcttatttatttaatgcgCAATTGAAgacacatttatttattttctaagaaaCCAAAGTCTTTTCCACTTGATCGAAGCATCCCATTGTATTTGATGTATAAAACAAGTAATTAAAGGGGAAGATTTGGTTCCCTCTTTCCAATGTGTAGCGCTCTCCTGTGTAGTGTTAGGTCAAACATCAATGTATTCGTATTGGATATGAGACAATGATTTCTTCTGTTCTGGTCATTGACTTGTAATGGTTTGCAGAGACTTGAAAATGGGGTGGTGGGAAGCACACTCCAAAATGGTGATTTTGACAAGTCTGAGTATCAGCTTGATCCATAACAGGGGGAAGACAATATCGTTCTATTGGTGAATATTTGTACATATGCAATACGTACGatttctggaaaaaaaaaaaaagaaggaaactgCTAAGATGTGTATTGTTCTCATTCTTTTCTGTTCATAAATTTGAGTGTAGAGGTTCATTCCCGTAGATGAAAATCAGATATCAGTGTAATCAATAAGGGGTGACACTAGATATCCATGTCATATCATAAGTTTTTGGAGCTGTGCTCAGTTGCTTGTGGTTCGGTAACTGCTTTTCACCTGGGAATTCTCTCGCTTTGTATTGCATGTCTATTTACGATTGTTATAATTGAACAATAAGGGAATATTGACATAGAAATTATGATGCGATTCGTTTATCAATTATGCTTTGCTAATGcgattttattatgtttttttggctaaaatatatttttatccttcATCTTTTTATTATAATCTGTTtggatcttttattttttaaaaagattcaaTTTGATACCCTAACttaaaatttgagttttttgTTGTTCTCTTAAAAAAGTGATCATTCTTTTCATGAAAAGTATGAAAATTAATGATCAAACAAAAGATGAAGGTTCCAAAAAAAAGATCACTGTTCAATCGGATTCCCTTAATGCGATCAAGCTCCTGCAATCTTGCAGCAACACGAATCACTGCTATACCCTTGTTCGTGAGATTCATAATGTCTATAATGATGGAGTTTCCATTAAAGGGTGTCATATTATCCGGGAAGCTAACTAAGTGGCTCACATTTTGGCCAATTTATTTGCCGAAAGATACCTTTAAGAGTATAATGTTGTTCCTAATTGTATTGTCAATGCTTAGAGCTGATATAGCTCATGTTTCTATCCCTAGAGGTTTTTAGTCCTCTTTttgattgttattaaaaaaaaagataaaaatttaaaatgagttccgtgagaaattgaaaactaaaatttaatatcaattaaattgtgaagtaaaaaaataaaaataattttagtaaaaaaaaaataaacgaccaaaaatatattttatcttaataatttttttaactaaatttatagttattatcatatttttaatttaaatgtatttctTTAAACATACggatgttagtttttttttatcattgacgGATGTTTGCTAATTTTGTGAACTACCACTATATTTTTTGAACTGGAAATTCCTTCAGTTTccctaatttttttagttataattgtgATAAGCATTACCTTCATAATTATCTACTAGAACGCATTAATTTGAATCCCTATCCTCttaaactaataatttattaagtataatcgaaataatgttattatttaaacaaaaaataatttatattgtatcTGACatggtatattattttttttattttttttactatatatactatcccaaaaatatttcttaaaattaaagagaaaccaaaattattattttttaattatacaaattgaAATGCTTACAGGTTTGGAGCAGGTGTCTTAAAATGTCCTAATTTAGTATTAAAAAAGGGTATATTTGTTAACATGACAAGAATGACactatttttatgatttatagAGATTGCGTtttgtataataaaattatacaacttgtatagtttttttttcttaaatctctATTCATTATAccactcattttattttatatttttgttacttCTTTCCTCATCtctcttatttataaaaaatacgtcaaaaatgtataaaaaaacttttaaaaaagtaatataacAAATACCGTCTCATGTTACGGAAAGTTCActtttttgaattatattattcatactTTCTTGTACAACATTTTATACAttactctttttgttttctatcaCATATAAATCATCTTGTCAAGTACTTTCctcttcttaatttttcatttacgTAAAAAgttgtataaatataatttctttactttatttttactttaatttcatCAGCTACCTTTCTATTTCTgcaaatgaaataaacaaaaaaataataaaacaaaaacaagaatcTTCATATCTACATCACATCAAGAAAGAGAGACTGAAAGAGGTATTTTACAAGTCTAAGTCTTTTTctaagtatatttttattttagtttggtTGATTATATTTGAACactcataaattttaaatatttcattaatatttttttttctatctctatctaattctttgtttgattagagaagaaaaaagataaaatgaagagaaattttcaaaaactaacATGGATTCATACTTCtatctttctattttaattcaaatatttttcatcttttctctTCACTTCCATTTTCTTCTACACAATCAAACTCATGTTAAGTTTCTTTCTATCAAACTACACTATTTTATTATCAATCAAGTCAAttatttatctcttttcaaTGCCTATTTCTCTCAAGGTACGAGGACGTACACaaataattttccttttgattttaGACGAATTAAGAAAGCCGCGTCTATGTAGTTAACCTTGCTTTGTAAAGAAGcgttgtttgatttgtagtagTTAACTTAATAAAAAGCTTTAGTTATCGTGGTAATTACACGAGGCAAACAGCAATTCAATGTGAAGAAGTTTGGTTATGATTAACGAAATAATTTTGATATGTAGATTAAATAAACACACGAAgtacaaataaacattggtctCTCTAATCACAAAGGAGATTAAGTCCATTGTGGTGTGTCTTCATGACTGAATTATACCAAAGTACTACCCTTAACATACTCAGTAAAAGCCAGAGCAATCAAACCCAACATAGCAAATCTCCCATTCCACAGTTCTGCATCTGAGGACATGAACCCTTTGGACTTAGACTCCACGCTGACACCTTGGAAGAGTGGAATCAAGGAAGCAAGGGTAAGGACCACACTTGTCCCCAAGAACCATGGGATGCCACCATTGGATATTTGTTCTAACACACCTTGCCCTTTGGCTACTTCCACTGCCATTGCAGCCACAAACCCAATCATGGCCAACCTTCCATTGATCCTCTCAGGTGCTGGCCCACTGAATGCCAACACATCAGAAAACTTAGTGCTCACCTGCCATTAACCATGATATCAATAGAGAGAGGGACATATTGCTTATCAAAATTCACATTTGCATAACTAAGAAATTATTAGTAGTCTCGGATCGTCATCATGTGTCCCAGGTTTCAATTGTTCTCTATGTAGCATGCAtttaaatttactaatttaataTGGAAAAACTAATAGAACTGAACTTGGTGCCATGTGAAAATTGATTAAGCTTTAGTAGTCTTAAGaccatgtaataatttctcatCTGATATAAGTGATTATTCCTTCAAGGTTAGTTAATTGCcaacttaaattaattaatgacccACATGAAGAATGTGAAATTCGATTTCCACAATAATTGGCACAAAAATCAAATAGAGTATATGCTAAAAACTCAAATCAGGAAGAACAAaggttatatattttgatttacatTTAAGTTTAACACAAGGCTTACCTTTGGTGAAGGAGCAGAGACTGGCTGTGGCTTGGGTTCTACTGATGGTGGCGGTGTAACTGGGGTTGCAGGCTCACTTGGTTGTTCTTCCtgcaaagaaataaaaaaacaagaacaatGGTTACCTATGATTGTTCCTAAATGTTTGAGGAAACATaccaaataataacaaaaacacTAGGCATGTATTCTATGAGAACTGAAATTTGTGTTGTGATCCACTACCTCAGCCATGGACCTAACTCTCAGGCCAACATTCCTTCTCATGTGCAAAGCAGGAACGCCAAATTGGTTCACCCTAGACCCGCTGGAAATGCGGATCATAGGGTTTGCCAGGATTGATTGCATAGCATAAGAAGAGGCAGCCATAGATGAATTGAATAGAATTTTAGTGGCACAATTCCAAAATGAACACAATATGTGGCAATGTTACTAAGGTTAGACACTTATCTTGCCACCTAATTAGAGTGTATTTATGAGGATAACTTAGTGTATCTCACTTCTCTGCTTTCACAACCCTTGATGAGTTGATGTGGTAGATGAATTGCTGGAGAAGGTTGCTTATATAGAATTAGAGGGCAAGCATTGTAGTGGATATTTTGGTTCCACGTCGTGCGTATATAGGTCCTAAAGGTCATTGGTTCACGTGGGTTCACTTGTCCACACATGGTAAAAGTAGGAGACGTGGCTTCCATGAGGGCCAAGGAACCCTTCGGTGAATTTGAGGTTTTAAAATGGTTGAAgactttaatttttgttactgCTTCTTAGGTTGGTAAGGACTAGAACATTCTATAGACATCTACTAGATAATTTATTGGTGGCTCTGCGTCATCCTCATTGATTGATAATTAACCAAGATGCTAAAACTGCCTTTAAAACAATGTTATTAATGTTGCTCTAACCAAAATGTTTTCTATTCTATGCAGACCGTGTTTAGCCTGGAAGATAAGCGTAATTCATTGAACGCTTCATGCAGTTAAGATGACATGCCTTCTAAGAATTTGATTCAACCTAGAATTGAGGATGAAGTATAAGATTAGGTCAGTTTCTttcaacttaaaataaatacattttagaaaagtctttatttaataaaagtaggtaagatttatttcttaaaaaaaatagaaaattattttttaaaacaaaaataatttaaacaagcactgaaaaatgagaaagatgtttattttattattataactattttttcaacaaataaatttaaacaaactaacTCGGAAAATGATTTTTAGACATGAATTGTGTCCTAATAGAAAGAAATGAAGAAGTGTTGATTAGGTGTTTGAAAAttcccataaaaaaaaatggggtTTGAAAATTTGAGGTGCACCAAGAATTGTTTGTAGATAAGTGGTTCGACATGTaggttttttaatcaaaatatcagTTTAtcttaatttgaaaatgaaatcgCAATTTGAGATATTGCTTTATGTTAGAATGAATGAGTTGACTGGAGATTAATTGGGTGCCCATGCAAATTAGaagtttaagataaaaaaatattttgtaaaaaataggAACGCGTTCctttgtttaaaaattattccgtaaaaatacttaaaaacattttttaaaaagtaaaatagtgGAGATGTGTCATATTGTCAGAAAAATTAAACTGAGGGtaaatattgttatttattaaaatattaaatataactttgactataaaataaaaaaaaacatattaaaaattagttaaataattaaaattttgaaacaataaaCTAAGGAAAACAACTGTTACTCTGGaaaagtaaacttcaaatttatAATGGTTGGCAGAAGTTACACAATTAAAggataaataagtaaaaaaaaatcaaaataagggATAAAGATGtctaagaaaatatataaacaaaggAAGATATCTACCTTATCAATTTACATAGATTATACATTAAAAGAATCCGGCTTCATAAATAATGATCAtggttcatttttaaaaaaatgaacatgGTAATCGACCTCTTCAATCACATTTGATGAATGATTTAGTCttaaaaaagtgaaatttataagaatagaaatagttttttttatcaagacgTAAGGGTTGCAAATTAATCCCAAAATAGCAAAAATAAAGTtgcaaaataagtaaataaatattaatttagaaaTAGCTTATTAAAAGAAaggatgttttaaaaaaatttctgatACATAATTATTAATCTGTAATTAGaccttttctctttatattaaCTTTCtagtttcaaaagaaaaaaacagagaATAGGGACGATAATAGTGTAAAAATAGATCctttttttaatactaattaaaaataatatttaaaatagttttgttAATAAGTCTCTCTTTTT comes from Glycine soja cultivar W05 chromosome 20, ASM419377v2, whole genome shotgun sequence and encodes:
- the LOC114403617 gene encoding dymeclin-like isoform X3; the encoded protein is MGSVPSTPRRGGAYSPETAEYLIGTFVGDTPFPLSSEFWQKLLELPLNVQWSTQRVQQACELLAKNNCHTRHLAKILFHLACCLQEYMSSSGALPLVYEKAFNAVYISSIFLKHLIESVHGENIQLYLSLEDNEDVQKDVLRDQTIKNLVMRNVLSFIASVEVSPDTFLLHLELLNFMIIGMSTQLLCGPSPGPNDVNPFLDAAMAQDSSLVGAVVCRLLLNFMARSNVPSNRATYSILYDGNQSSVLQRVGSAAVDRVDIEGNAHSARHIKLPFASLFDTLGICLADEAAVLLLYSLLQGNSAFLEYVLVRTDLDALLMPILEALYNAPSRTANQIYMLLIILLILSQDSSFNASIHKLILTGVPWYKERLFHQTSLGSLMVIILIRTVQYNLSKLRDVYLQTTCLATLANMAPHVHRLSAYASQRLVSLFDMLSRKYNKLAERRDNKLHIAKGNSVEGNNLVEDMILLVQSTELHIYTDFLRLVLEIINAILTYALPRNPEVVYAIMHRQEVFQPFKNHPRFNELIDNIYTVLDFFNSRMDAQREDGDWSVHEVLQVIIVNCRSWRGDGMKMFTQLRFTYEQESHPEEFFIPYVWQLVLSHCGFSFNTGAINLFPVDLQTERLENGVVGSTLQNGDFDKSEYQLDP
- the LOC114403617 gene encoding dymeclin-like isoform X1, whose translation is MGSVPSTPRRGGAYSPETAEYLIGTFVGDTPFPLSSEFWQKLLELPLNVQWSTQRVQQACELLAKNNCHTRHLAKILFHLACCLQEYMSSSGALPLVYEKAFNAVYISSIFLKHLIESVHGENIQLYLSLEDNEDVQKDVLRDQTIKNLVMRNVLSFIASVEVSPDTFLLHLELLNFMIIGMSTQLLCGPSPGPNDVNPFLDAAMAQDSSLVGAVVCRLLLNFMARSNVPSNRATYSILYDGNQSSVLQRVGSAAANIVLFPFSYLVSSSGEESKSPIADISIHVLLVLVHYHKCLVSEDYANHKSSTSDSLLKENPHFSDNPYCKALEHAIDCELDRVDIEGNAHSARHIKLPFASLFDTLGICLADEAAVLLLYSLLQGNSAFLEYVLVRTDLDALLMPILEALYNAPSRTANQIYMLLIILLILSQDSSFNASIHKLILTGVPWYKERLFHQTSLGSLMVIILIRTVQYNLSKLRDVYLQTTCLATLANMAPHVHRLSAYASQRLVSLFDMLSRKYNKLAERRDNKLHIAKGNSVEGNNLVEDMILLVQSTELHIYTDFLRLVLEIINAILTYALPRNPEVVYAIMHRQEVFQPFKNHPRFNELIDNIYTVLDFFNSRMDAQREDGDWSVHEVLQVIIVNCRSWRGDGMKMFTQLRFTYEQESHPEEFFIPYVWQLVLSHCGFSFNTGAINLFPVDLQTERLENGVVGSTLQNGDFDKSEYQLDP
- the LOC114403717 gene encoding early light-induced protein, chloroplastic-like codes for the protein MAASSYAMQSILANPMIRISSGSRVNQFGVPALHMRRNVGLRVRSMAEEEQPSEPATPVTPPPSVEPKPQPVSAPSPKVSTKFSDVLAFSGPAPERINGRLAMIGFVAAMAVEVAKGQGVLEQISNGGIPWFLGTSVVLTLASLIPLFQGVSVESKSKGFMSSDAELWNGRFAMLGLIALAFTEYVKGSTLV